The Saccharopolyspora gloriosae genome window below encodes:
- a CDS encoding ABC transporter substrate-binding protein, with protein sequence MKRWGALALAGLALAGLTGCGGDPFQAGDGTDGSLVVGSADFTESELIMNIYAEALRGTGAEVETKPRIGSRETYVNAVAQGELSLIPDYTGNLLQYVDEQDPATESQQVYAALEQKLPPGLDVLEQAPAEDSDVLTVTKATAGTGIRSLTDLGPRCGEFVLGAPAEWKTRWEKRIAEVYGCEFREIRNLEAGTVTVDALTGDTVQVANLFTTSSQISTNDLVQLDDPQDMFPAQHVVPLAGEGKLTPAQTDVVNRASRALTTEKLTELNRRLEVDKANPTDVAREFIAEAGL encoded by the coding sequence GTGAAGCGATGGGGTGCGCTGGCCTTGGCCGGCTTGGCGTTGGCCGGACTGACCGGCTGCGGCGGAGACCCGTTCCAAGCGGGGGACGGCACGGACGGATCGCTGGTGGTCGGCTCCGCCGACTTCACCGAGAGCGAACTGATCATGAACATCTACGCCGAGGCGCTGCGCGGCACCGGAGCCGAGGTGGAGACCAAACCGCGCATCGGCTCGCGGGAGACCTACGTCAACGCGGTCGCCCAAGGCGAGCTCTCGCTCATCCCGGACTACACCGGGAACCTGCTGCAGTACGTCGACGAGCAGGACCCGGCGACGGAGTCGCAACAGGTCTACGCCGCGCTGGAGCAGAAGCTGCCGCCGGGGCTCGACGTGCTGGAGCAGGCCCCGGCGGAGGACTCCGACGTGCTCACGGTGACGAAGGCGACCGCGGGCACCGGGATCCGCTCGCTGACCGACCTCGGGCCGCGCTGCGGCGAGTTCGTGCTCGGCGCCCCCGCCGAGTGGAAGACCCGCTGGGAGAAGCGCATCGCCGAGGTCTACGGCTGCGAGTTCCGCGAGATCCGCAACCTCGAAGCGGGCACCGTCACGGTGGACGCGCTGACCGGCGACACCGTGCAGGTCGCGAACCTGTTCACCACGTCCTCGCAGATCAGCACGAACGACCTGGTGCAGTTGGACGACCCGCAGGACATGTTCCCGGCGCAGCACGTGGTGCCGCTGGCGGGCGAAGGCAAGCTCACCCCGGCGCAGACCGACGTCGTGAACCGGGCGTCGCGGGCGTTGACAACGGAGAAGCTCACCGAGCTCAACCGGCGCCTGGAGGTCGACAAGGCCAACCCGACCGACGT
- a CDS encoding ABC transporter permease: protein MIITELLGWLSDPDNWFSSTGLLVQTLWHLYYCVLSVLVASIIAMPIGLWIGHTGRGGATVVVLSNSMRALPTLGLVTLFVLLAGIGEAPTLAGLVILAIPAVLSGAYAGVQSVPKDVRDAAKGMGMTPLQQLWQVELPNAAPLLFGGVRTAMLQVVATASVAAYVGLGGLGSILLEGIKTYSYGQTLAAALFIALLAVLLDALLSRLSRILTPRGIRVGRPAAAAGGA, encoded by the coding sequence ATGATCATCACGGAGCTGCTGGGCTGGCTGTCCGACCCGGACAACTGGTTCTCCTCCACCGGCCTGCTCGTGCAGACCCTGTGGCACCTGTACTACTGCGTGCTCTCGGTGCTGGTCGCCTCGATCATCGCGATGCCCATCGGGCTGTGGATCGGGCACACCGGGCGCGGCGGCGCCACGGTCGTCGTGCTGAGCAACTCGATGCGCGCGCTGCCGACGCTGGGCCTGGTGACGCTGTTCGTGCTGCTCGCGGGCATCGGCGAAGCGCCCACCCTGGCCGGACTGGTGATCCTGGCGATCCCCGCGGTGCTCTCCGGTGCCTACGCGGGCGTGCAGAGCGTGCCGAAGGACGTGCGCGACGCGGCGAAGGGCATGGGCATGACGCCGCTGCAGCAGCTGTGGCAGGTGGAACTGCCGAACGCGGCGCCGCTGCTGTTCGGCGGGGTGCGCACCGCGATGCTGCAGGTGGTCGCCACCGCCTCCGTCGCCGCGTACGTGGGCCTCGGCGGGCTGGGCAGCATCCTGCTCGAAGGCATCAAGACGTACTCCTACGGCCAGACCCTCGCGGCGGCGCTGTTCATCGCGCTGCTCGCCGTGCTGCTCGACGCGCTGCTGAGCAGGCTGTCGCGGATCCTCACTCCGCGGGGCATCCGGGTGGGGCGCCCGGCGGCCGCCGCGGGCGGCGCGTGA
- a CDS encoding ABC transporter permease has protein sequence MIDELTHYFSSPSNREVVLESLGQHIYLALVPLVLGALLAVPAGRFAQRVPKVRGVLLGSANILYTIPSLALFVIIPALIGTGATASINVVIALTIYNAALLARPVMEGLDSVPEHIVTAATALGYRSRRRFFAVEVPLALPVLSTSLRVASVSNVSLVSVGALIGIGGLGRLFTDGFQRDYLTPILIGVVLTLLLAMAGDLLIVALRRLCTPWQRATSGGR, from the coding sequence GTGATCGACGAGCTCACGCACTACTTCTCCAGCCCCAGCAACCGCGAAGTGGTGCTGGAGTCGCTGGGCCAGCACATCTACCTGGCGCTGGTGCCGCTGGTGCTGGGCGCGCTGCTCGCCGTTCCCGCGGGACGGTTCGCGCAGCGGGTGCCGAAGGTGCGGGGAGTGCTGCTGGGCTCGGCGAACATCCTCTACACCATCCCGTCGCTGGCCCTGTTCGTGATCATCCCGGCGCTGATCGGTACCGGTGCGACGGCGTCGATCAACGTGGTCATCGCCCTGACGATCTACAACGCGGCGCTGCTGGCCCGCCCGGTGATGGAAGGGCTCGACTCGGTGCCCGAGCACATCGTCACCGCCGCCACCGCGCTCGGATACCGGTCGCGGCGCCGGTTCTTCGCCGTCGAAGTGCCGCTGGCGCTGCCGGTGCTGAGCACCTCGCTGCGCGTCGCCTCGGTCAGCAACGTGAGCCTCGTCAGCGTCGGTGCGCTCATCGGCATCGGCGGGCTGGGCCGGTTGTTCACCGACGGGTTCCAGCGCGACTACCTGACCCCGATCCTCATCGGGGTGGTGCTGACACTGCTGCTGGCGATGGCGGGCGACCTGCTGATCGTGGCGCTGCGCAGGCTGTGCACCCCGTGGCAGCGGGCGACCTCGGGGGGACGCTGA
- a CDS encoding ABC transporter ATP-binding protein, which translates to MIEFRSVRKEYPGGAVAVDDVDLKVEAGTITVLVGPSGCGKTTLLRMVNRMIDPSAGTVLVDGRDVREADPALLRRGIGYVIQQAGLFPHRTVVDNIATVPRLYRASRRDTRRRAQELLDLVGLPATLADRYPAQLSGGQQQRVGVARALAADPPVLLMDEPFSAVDPVVREGLQDELLRLQGELGKTVLFVTHDIDEAVKLGEKVAVLRTGGHVAQYAAPDELLARPADDFVTSFIGRDRGYRRLSFVDSDGIEPGEVDTIALGERSTATGWVLVLDGDRRPRGWLPPGAAPDGPVTEDGLVAGGSLYTRGTALRGALDAALSAPSGLGVVVDEHGGYVGVVGARHVLDVIEGGRGERP; encoded by the coding sequence TTGATCGAGTTCCGGTCCGTGCGCAAGGAATACCCTGGTGGCGCGGTGGCCGTCGACGACGTGGACCTGAAGGTCGAGGCGGGCACGATCACCGTGCTCGTCGGGCCCTCCGGCTGCGGCAAGACCACCTTGCTGCGCATGGTCAACCGCATGATCGACCCGAGCGCAGGCACCGTGCTCGTGGACGGCCGCGACGTGCGCGAAGCCGACCCGGCGCTGCTGCGCCGCGGCATCGGCTACGTCATCCAGCAGGCCGGGCTGTTCCCGCACCGCACCGTGGTCGACAACATCGCCACCGTGCCCCGGCTGTACCGCGCCTCCCGCCGCGACACGCGGCGGCGCGCGCAGGAACTGCTGGACCTGGTGGGGCTGCCCGCGACGCTCGCCGACCGCTACCCGGCGCAGCTCTCCGGTGGTCAGCAGCAGCGCGTCGGCGTGGCGCGGGCGCTGGCCGCGGACCCGCCGGTGCTGCTGATGGACGAACCGTTCAGCGCCGTCGACCCGGTGGTGCGCGAAGGGCTGCAGGACGAACTGCTGCGGCTGCAAGGCGAACTCGGCAAGACCGTCCTGTTCGTCACCCACGACATCGACGAAGCGGTGAAGCTGGGCGAGAAGGTCGCGGTGCTGCGCACCGGCGGGCACGTCGCGCAGTACGCGGCCCCGGACGAGCTGCTCGCCCGCCCCGCCGACGACTTCGTCACCTCGTTCATCGGCCGCGACCGCGGCTACCGGCGGCTGTCCTTCGTGGACAGCGACGGCATCGAACCCGGCGAGGTCGACACGATCGCGCTCGGCGAACGCAGCACCGCCACCGGCTGGGTGCTGGTGCTCGACGGCGACCGCCGGCCGCGCGGCTGGCTGCCGCCCGGTGCCGCGCCCGACGGACCCGTCACCGAAGACGGCCTGGTCGCGGGCGGGTCGCTGTACACGAGGGGCACGGCGCTGCGCGGGGCGCTCGACGCGGCGCTGTCGGCGCCGTCGGGACTCGGCGTCGTCGTCGACGAGCACGGCGGCTACGTCGGCGTCGTCGGCGCGCGGCACGTGCTCGACGTCATCGAGGGCGGCCGCGGGGAGCGGCCGTGA
- a CDS encoding sensor domain-containing protein, whose amino-acid sequence MLVTDRYDGTPASRARKAVDAAGAGDAGTIDEIAELPDAPAILSSADGTIVQVTEQAIRMAGVVDAADLLGARLAELVVRDGPVSRLRGAEDVAVRVLTWPHPNDDALRVTVLTDVRDLLPDNGSRVGVEVVDERARLIDAQRIAKVGSWSVYPETGQMYHSPVLKELFYASGTEDVFDGVNMVVAVRPDDQPKADDFGVRLRSAPVGKLVEVELHDHTDRVFLCTGRVERDAADRIERIEGTVQDVTEQRLLERQLRDERRKLHDAQRAARLGTWEWDATTGATQLSEMMREICGHLPGDPTTYDGYIEGVHPEDRTRVDQAWRGLARRFEPVEIEHRFIRRDGAVRTLRAHGAAIRDPDGRLVLVGTAQDVTEQRTALTRMERSSQRFTDLVAVTPVGIGLFDQDEHLVDANDALCDLLGYRLEQLRGMSARQMTHPDERDSGLRAASDESASSRSGRRKVPQRLLIRSDGEPVYCELHVALSVQDDGTRFWLVVFQDITERRRAAEALRYQATHDDLTGLPNRAAVKQLLGQLLGRADSAGVAVLFCDIDNFKRVNDSLGHDAGDELLVALARRLEGGLPEGCTAARLSGDEFLIICSDISAVGGLDSLATRVAGLLRTAVPVHGQLIRVSASIGAAVPSGGGSGGEDLLRFADAAMFEAKRRGAGKVSLASPALMASADRQLHLEGQLREALNNDGLTLHYQPVVASDGTVLTAEALVRWPHPDRGLLSPDAFLPVAEQGDLLRELDRWVLRTALREASTWPTPNGRQVGIAVNLAGLVPGGADFVDVVADTVAECGLDWNRVILELVETALVDLPSRTRQAMGELVARGVRFAVDDFGTGYSSLARLKDLPAQIIKVDRRFVAGVGGDPSDFAVAQAVVGMARAMGRLCVAEGVETATQFHVLSGVGVDAYQGWLFSRPMPSREFRALLETGPLPLLNDR is encoded by the coding sequence GTGCTGGTGACCGATCGGTACGACGGGACGCCCGCTTCCAGGGCGCGAAAAGCGGTGGACGCGGCAGGAGCCGGTGACGCGGGCACGATCGACGAGATCGCCGAATTACCGGACGCCCCCGCGATCCTGAGCTCAGCGGACGGCACGATCGTGCAGGTCACCGAGCAGGCGATCCGGATGGCAGGGGTCGTCGACGCGGCCGACCTGCTCGGCGCGCGGCTCGCGGAACTCGTGGTCCGCGACGGGCCGGTGTCCCGGCTGCGCGGCGCCGAGGACGTGGCGGTGCGGGTGCTGACCTGGCCGCACCCGAACGATGACGCGCTGCGCGTGACCGTGCTGACCGACGTGCGCGACCTGCTGCCGGACAACGGGAGCCGGGTCGGCGTGGAGGTCGTCGACGAACGCGCCCGGCTGATCGACGCGCAGCGCATCGCGAAGGTCGGCAGCTGGAGCGTCTACCCGGAGACCGGGCAGATGTACCACAGCCCGGTGCTCAAGGAGCTCTTCTACGCCAGCGGCACCGAGGACGTCTTCGACGGCGTGAACATGGTCGTGGCGGTGCGCCCGGACGACCAGCCGAAAGCCGACGACTTCGGGGTGCGGCTGCGCTCCGCGCCGGTGGGCAAGCTGGTCGAGGTCGAACTGCACGACCACACCGACCGGGTTTTCCTGTGCACCGGGCGCGTCGAACGCGACGCCGCCGACCGCATCGAACGCATCGAAGGCACCGTGCAGGACGTCACCGAGCAGCGGCTGCTGGAGCGGCAGTTGCGCGACGAGCGCCGCAAGCTGCACGACGCGCAGCGCGCCGCCCGCCTCGGCACCTGGGAATGGGACGCCACGACCGGCGCCACCCAGCTGTCCGAGATGATGCGCGAGATCTGCGGGCACCTGCCCGGAGATCCCACGACCTACGACGGCTACATCGAGGGCGTGCACCCCGAGGACCGCACCCGGGTCGATCAAGCGTGGCGAGGACTCGCGCGGCGGTTCGAGCCGGTCGAGATCGAACACCGCTTCATCCGGCGCGACGGCGCCGTGCGCACCCTGCGCGCGCACGGCGCGGCGATCCGCGACCCCGACGGCAGGCTGGTGCTGGTGGGCACCGCGCAGGACGTCACCGAGCAGCGCACCGCGCTGACCCGGATGGAGCGGTCCTCGCAGCGGTTCACCGACCTGGTGGCGGTCACCCCCGTCGGCATCGGCCTGTTCGACCAGGACGAGCACCTGGTGGACGCCAACGACGCGCTCTGCGACCTGCTCGGCTACCGGCTGGAGCAGTTGCGCGGCATGAGCGCCCGGCAGATGACGCACCCCGACGAGCGGGATTCGGGGCTGCGCGCGGCCTCCGACGAGAGCGCCTCGTCGCGCTCGGGACGCCGGAAGGTGCCGCAGCGGCTGCTGATCCGCTCCGACGGCGAACCGGTGTACTGCGAGCTGCACGTGGCGCTGTCCGTGCAGGACGACGGCACCCGGTTCTGGCTGGTGGTGTTCCAGGACATCACCGAACGCCGCCGCGCCGCGGAAGCGCTGCGCTACCAGGCCACCCACGACGACCTCACCGGGCTGCCGAACCGCGCTGCGGTGAAGCAGCTGCTGGGGCAGCTGCTCGGCCGCGCCGACTCCGCGGGGGTCGCGGTGCTGTTCTGCGACATCGACAACTTCAAGCGGGTAAACGATTCACTGGGCCACGACGCGGGCGACGAACTGCTGGTCGCGCTTGCCCGAAGACTGGAAGGCGGCCTGCCCGAAGGGTGCACGGCGGCCCGGTTGTCCGGCGACGAATTCCTCATCATCTGCTCCGACATCAGCGCCGTCGGCGGGCTCGACTCGCTCGCCACGCGGGTCGCGGGCCTGCTGCGCACGGCGGTGCCGGTGCACGGCCAGCTGATCCGCGTGTCGGCGTCGATCGGGGCCGCGGTGCCCAGCGGCGGCGGCTCCGGCGGGGAGGACCTGCTGCGGTTCGCCGACGCCGCGATGTTCGAGGCGAAGCGGCGCGGCGCGGGCAAGGTGTCGTTGGCCAGCCCCGCGCTCATGGCGTCCGCCGACCGGCAGCTGCACCTGGAGGGGCAGCTGCGGGAAGCGTTGAACAACGACGGCCTGACCCTGCACTACCAGCCCGTGGTCGCCTCCGACGGCACGGTGCTCACCGCCGAAGCCCTGGTGCGCTGGCCGCACCCCGACCGCGGGCTGCTGAGCCCCGACGCGTTCCTGCCGGTCGCCGAGCAGGGCGACCTGCTGCGCGAACTGGACCGCTGGGTGCTGCGCACCGCGCTGCGGGAAGCGTCGACGTGGCCGACCCCGAACGGGCGCCAAGTGGGCATCGCGGTGAACCTCGCCGGTCTGGTGCCGGGCGGCGCCGACTTCGTCGACGTCGTCGCCGACACCGTCGCCGAATGCGGGCTCGACTGGAACCGGGTGATCCTGGAACTCGTCGAGACAGCGCTGGTCGACCTGCCCTCACGCACCAGGCAGGCGATGGGAGAACTGGTGGCGCGCGGCGTGCGGTTCGCCGTCGACGACTTCGGCACCGGGTACTCGTCGCTGGCCCGGCTCAAGGACCTGCCCGCGCAGATCATCAAGGTCGACCGGAGGTTCGTGGCCGGCGTCGGCGGCGATCCGTCGGACTTCGCGGTGGCGCAGGCCGTGGTCGGCATGGCGCGCGCCATGGGCCGGTTGTGCGTGGCGGAAGGCGTCGAGACCGCGACCCAGTTCCACGTGCTCTCCGGAGTGGGCGTTGACGCCTACCAGGGCTGGCTGTTCTCCCGGCCCATGCCGTCACGCGAATTCCGCGCGCTGCTGGAAACCGGACCACTTCCGCTGCTTAACGATCGGTGA
- a CDS encoding NADP-dependent malic enzyme translates to MTTVNDHTSASANGTELTDDEIFRAHEGGKLGVDVTAPLDSARDLSIAYTPGVAKVSRAIAADETLADRYTWTQNLVAVVSDGTAVLGLGDIGPRASLPVMEGKSALFKTFAGLNSIPLVLDTTDVDEIVETMVRLRPSFGAVNLEDVAAPRCFELERRLIEALDCPVMHDDQHGTAVVVLAALRNAAKIVGRPMDSMRVVISGAGAAGVACAKILHTAGVGEIVVLDSRGVVHEGRDNLTPIKEELLGYTNPRGITGGLESALDGADVLIGVSAGQIPEELVATMADDAIVFALSNPDPEVHPEVAGRHAAVVATGRSDFPNQINNVLAFPGIFKGALQENSRMITDRMKVAAAEAIAEVVAEELAADKIVPSPLDPRVAPAVISAVAAAARADGVATA, encoded by the coding sequence GTGACCACTGTGAACGATCACACTTCCGCTTCCGCGAACGGAACGGAACTCACCGACGACGAGATCTTCCGCGCGCACGAAGGCGGCAAGCTCGGAGTCGACGTGACCGCGCCGCTGGACAGCGCGCGTGACCTGTCGATCGCCTACACGCCCGGCGTGGCCAAGGTCAGCCGCGCCATCGCCGCCGACGAGACGCTCGCCGACCGCTACACCTGGACGCAGAACCTGGTGGCCGTGGTCAGCGACGGCACCGCCGTGCTCGGCCTCGGCGACATCGGCCCGCGCGCCTCGCTGCCGGTGATGGAGGGCAAGTCCGCGCTGTTCAAGACGTTCGCCGGGCTGAACTCGATCCCGCTGGTGCTCGACACCACCGACGTCGACGAGATCGTCGAGACGATGGTGCGGCTGCGCCCGTCGTTCGGCGCGGTGAACCTGGAGGACGTGGCGGCCCCGCGCTGCTTCGAACTCGAACGCCGCCTGATCGAGGCGCTGGACTGCCCCGTCATGCACGACGACCAGCACGGCACGGCCGTGGTCGTGCTGGCCGCGCTGCGCAACGCCGCCAAGATCGTGGGCCGGCCGATGGACTCGATGCGCGTGGTCATCTCCGGCGCGGGCGCGGCCGGGGTGGCCTGCGCGAAGATCCTGCACACCGCCGGGGTCGGCGAGATCGTCGTGCTCGACTCGCGCGGCGTCGTGCACGAGGGGCGCGACAACCTCACGCCGATCAAGGAAGAGCTGCTCGGCTACACCAACCCGCGGGGGATCACCGGCGGGCTGGAGTCCGCGCTCGACGGCGCGGACGTGCTCATCGGTGTCTCCGCCGGTCAGATCCCGGAGGAGCTCGTCGCCACCATGGCCGACGACGCGATCGTGTTCGCGCTGTCGAACCCGGACCCCGAGGTGCACCCGGAGGTCGCGGGCAGGCACGCGGCGGTCGTGGCCACCGGGCGCAGCGACTTCCCGAACCAGATCAACAACGTGCTGGCGTTCCCCGGCATCTTCAAGGGCGCGCTGCAGGAGAATTCCCGGATGATCACCGACCGGATGAAGGTCGCCGCGGCCGAGGCCATCGCCGAGGTCGTCGCCGAGGAGCTCGCCGCCGACAAGATCGTGCCGAGCCCGCTGGACCCGCGGGTCGCACCCGCCGTGATCAGCGCCGTCGCCGCCGCCGCGCGGGCGGACGGGGTCGCCACCGCGTGA
- a CDS encoding dTDP-4-dehydrorhamnose 3,5-epimerase family protein, translating to MQVRSFDIHGVHEFTPKSFPDHRGLFAAPFQEAAFVEAVGHPLRLAQTNHSVSARDVIRGVHFADVPPGQGKYVYCPRGSMIDVVVDVRVGSPTFGGWTALRLDSTEYRALYLAEGLGHAFVALEDDTVMTYLCSTPFTPSAEHGISPLDPELGLPWAEHLGGEPVLSDKDRVAPTLAEAADAGLLPDYQACLRRYAELRDAVS from the coding sequence GTGCAGGTTCGCTCCTTCGACATCCACGGCGTGCACGAGTTCACGCCGAAATCCTTCCCCGATCACCGCGGGCTGTTCGCGGCGCCGTTCCAGGAAGCGGCGTTCGTCGAGGCCGTCGGCCACCCGCTGCGGCTGGCGCAGACCAACCACAGCGTCTCGGCGCGCGACGTGATCCGGGGCGTGCACTTCGCGGACGTGCCGCCGGGGCAGGGCAAGTACGTCTACTGCCCGCGGGGTTCGATGATCGACGTGGTGGTCGACGTCCGGGTCGGCTCGCCGACGTTCGGGGGCTGGACGGCGCTGCGGCTGGACTCCACCGAGTACCGCGCGCTCTACCTCGCCGAAGGGCTCGGGCACGCGTTCGTCGCGTTGGAGGACGACACGGTGATGACCTACCTGTGCTCCACCCCGTTCACGCCGTCCGCCGAGCACGGCATCAGCCCGCTCGACCCGGAGCTCGGCCTGCCGTGGGCGGAGCACCTCGGCGGCGAGCCGGTCCTGTCCGACAAGGACCGCGTCGCGCCGACGCTGGCCGAAGCCGCCGACGCCGGCCTGCTGCCCGACTACCAGGCCTGCCTGCGCCGCTACGCCGAACTGCGCGACGCGGTGAGCTGA
- a CDS encoding GMC oxidoreductase: protein MSLSRRRMLGLTALQAAAALGLTTVSTRGASAAERPYVPAVVIGSGYGAATTALRLGSAGVPTLMLEMGRLWDTAGADGKIFPDMIQPDHRSMWFRTRTEAPLASILWLDLVNRDIKPYAGVLDRMHFDEMDVYVGRGVGGGSLVNGGMAVTPERDYFEEILPRVDAEQMYRRYFPLANRMLGVNSVDRDWFEQCDSYGYARLSRAHADRAGFGTTFVPNVYDFDYLQREEAGEVPKSALGSEVIYGNNYGKRSLDKSYIPAAIGTGNVTLQTLTRVRSFRQEADGTYVLTTERIDELGEVRGVGEVACKHLFLGAGSLGSTELLLRARETGALPELSGELGEQWGPNGNVMLGRANHPWDTTGLVQSGMPALGIDNRADPVNPVFAEIAPVPAGIETWASLYLAITRTRERGRIEYDAATDSARLRWQESQGQPGIDQAKAVFDLINRANGTSYRHDLFGDTRAFENRFTYHPLGGNVLGRVTDDFGRVRGYSNLYVTDGSLIPGSTGVNPFVTITALAERNIERVLAEDF from the coding sequence ATGAGTCTCTCGCGCCGACGCATGCTCGGCCTCACCGCGCTGCAGGCGGCTGCCGCCCTCGGCCTCACCACCGTGTCCACCCGCGGCGCGTCCGCCGCCGAACGGCCCTACGTGCCCGCCGTCGTCATCGGCTCCGGGTACGGCGCCGCCACCACCGCGCTGCGGCTCGGTTCGGCGGGCGTGCCGACGCTGATGCTCGAAATGGGCCGGTTGTGGGACACCGCGGGCGCCGACGGCAAGATCTTCCCCGACATGATCCAGCCGGATCACCGCAGCATGTGGTTCCGCACCCGCACCGAGGCGCCGCTGGCGAGCATCCTGTGGCTGGACCTGGTGAACCGCGACATCAAGCCGTACGCGGGCGTGCTGGACCGAATGCACTTCGACGAGATGGACGTCTACGTCGGCCGCGGCGTCGGCGGCGGTTCGCTGGTCAACGGCGGCATGGCCGTCACGCCCGAGCGGGACTACTTCGAGGAGATCCTGCCGCGCGTCGACGCCGAACAGATGTACCGGCGCTACTTCCCGCTGGCGAACCGGATGCTCGGCGTGAACTCGGTGGACCGGGACTGGTTCGAGCAGTGCGACTCCTACGGCTACGCGCGGCTGTCGCGCGCGCACGCCGACCGCGCCGGGTTCGGCACGACCTTCGTGCCCAACGTCTACGACTTCGACTACCTCCAGCGCGAAGAGGCCGGTGAGGTCCCGAAGTCCGCGCTGGGCTCGGAAGTGATCTACGGCAACAACTACGGCAAGCGCAGCCTCGACAAGAGCTACATCCCCGCCGCCATCGGCACCGGCAACGTCACGCTGCAGACCCTCACCCGGGTCCGCTCGTTCCGGCAGGAAGCGGACGGGACCTACGTGCTGACCACCGAGCGCATCGACGAGCTGGGCGAAGTGCGCGGCGTCGGCGAGGTCGCCTGCAAGCACCTGTTCCTCGGCGCGGGCAGCCTCGGCTCCACCGAACTGCTGCTGCGCGCTCGCGAGACCGGGGCGCTGCCGGAGCTCTCCGGGGAGCTCGGCGAGCAGTGGGGGCCCAACGGCAACGTGATGCTGGGCCGGGCGAACCACCCGTGGGACACCACCGGGCTGGTGCAGTCCGGGATGCCCGCGCTGGGCATCGACAACCGCGCCGACCCGGTGAACCCGGTGTTCGCCGAGATCGCGCCGGTGCCCGCGGGCATCGAGACCTGGGCGAGCCTGTACCTGGCGATCACCCGCACCCGGGAGCGCGGGCGCATCGAGTACGACGCGGCCACCGACTCGGCGCGGCTGCGGTGGCAGGAGTCGCAGGGGCAGCCGGGGATCGACCAGGCGAAGGCCGTGTTCGACCTGATCAACCGGGCCAACGGCACCTCCTACCGGCACGACCTGTTCGGCGACACGCGCGCCTTCGAGAACCGGTTCACCTACCACCCGCTGGGCGGCAACGTCCTGGGTCGCGTGACCGACGACTTCGGGCGGGTGCGGGGGTATTCGAACCTGTACGTCACCGACGGATCGCTGATCCCCGGCTCGACCGGGGTGAACCCGTTCGTCACGATCACGGCGTTGGCCGAGCGCAACATCGAGAGAGTGCTCGCCGAGGACTTCTGA
- a CDS encoding acid phosphatase, with translation MAESGEHKVFLLRHGETEWSSSGKHTGRTDIPLTPRGERLAAAAGRTLADLRSTAPLIALASPRDRARRTAELAGFTPEVEPLLAEWDYGDYEGRTTPQIREHVPEWTVWTHPSPGGESAADVTARADALLARVTAELGRGDVLLAGHGHFGRALIARWLGLPVTEGVRFALDPAGITVLGHERGVPQLERSNLPAAAG, from the coding sequence GTGGCGGAATCCGGAGAGCACAAGGTCTTCCTGCTGCGGCACGGCGAGACGGAGTGGTCCAGCAGCGGCAAGCACACCGGGCGCACCGACATCCCGCTCACCCCGCGCGGTGAACGGCTCGCGGCCGCGGCCGGGCGCACCCTCGCCGACCTGCGCAGCACCGCACCGCTGATCGCCCTCGCCAGCCCGCGCGACCGCGCGCGGCGCACCGCCGAACTCGCCGGGTTCACCCCGGAGGTCGAACCGCTGCTCGCCGAGTGGGACTACGGCGACTACGAAGGCCGCACCACACCGCAGATCCGCGAACACGTGCCCGAGTGGACGGTGTGGACCCACCCCAGCCCCGGTGGCGAATCCGCGGCCGACGTCACGGCCCGCGCGGACGCGCTGCTGGCCCGCGTCACCGCCGAACTCGGCCGCGGGGACGTGCTTTTGGCCGGGCACGGGCACTTCGGCCGGGCGCTCATCGCGCGCTGGCTCGGACTGCCCGTCACCGAAGGCGTGCGCTTCGCCCTCGACCCCGCCGGGATCACCGTGCTCGGCCACGAACGCGGCGTCCCGCAGCTCGAACGCTCCAACCTGCCCGCCGCCGCGGGCTGA
- a CDS encoding GNAT family N-acetyltransferase yields MPQQAIRRVAEADVPAVVRLVHALAEYEKAPDECHLTEPDLHRALFGESPALFGHVAEDDGEIAGFALWFLNFSTWEGRHGIYLEDLFVLPERRGSGLGKALLRTLAQECVARGYARLEWSVLDWNTPAIRFYESVGAGGMDEWTVHRLTGDALRTFGSA; encoded by the coding sequence ATGCCGCAGCAAGCCATCCGCCGGGTCGCCGAAGCCGATGTCCCCGCCGTCGTGCGGCTCGTGCACGCGCTCGCCGAGTACGAGAAGGCCCCCGACGAATGCCACCTCACCGAACCGGACCTGCACCGGGCGCTGTTCGGCGAGTCCCCCGCGCTGTTCGGGCACGTGGCCGAGGACGACGGCGAGATCGCCGGTTTCGCGTTGTGGTTCCTGAACTTCTCCACGTGGGAGGGCCGCCACGGCATCTACCTTGAGGACCTGTTCGTGCTGCCCGAGCGGCGCGGCTCCGGGCTCGGCAAGGCGCTGCTGCGGACGCTCGCGCAGGAGTGCGTGGCGCGCGGCTACGCGCGGCTGGAGTGGTCGGTGCTGGACTGGAACACGCCCGCGATCCGGTTCTACGAGTCCGTCGGTGCCGGCGGCATGGACGAGTGGACGGTGCACCGCCTCACCGGCGACGCGCTGCGCACCTTCGGGTCCGCCTGA